A region from the Mesorhizobium sp. J8 genome encodes:
- a CDS encoding alpha-glucosidase family protein, producing the protein MVGDNSGQGTEWWRGCVIYQVYPRSFQDTTGNGSGDLNGITARLAHIASLGVDAIWLSPFFKSPMADMGYDVSDYRDVDPMFGTLEDFDALIAEAHRLGLKLIIDQVISHSSDRHEWFIESRAGRDNAKADWYVWADAKPDGSAPNNWQSLFGGPAWEWDATRRQYYMHNFVAAQPDLNFHNPEVQDALLDTVRFWLERGVDGFRLDTVNYYVHDRWLRDNPPLASSVAGTNGSTSTYGFQEHLFDKTRPENLDFLKRFRALLDEYPGRAAVGEVGDEERSLQTLAAYVSGGDKLQMCYTFDLLSPQFSAAHVRGCVEAFETTAPDGWVCWAFSNHDVMRHVSRWMRPGENPDAVAKFSIALLSCLRGSICLYQGEELGLEEADLAYEDLRDPVGIRFWPGVKGRDGCRTPMVWEAEAENAGFSTAKPWLPVPQAHRARAVDIQDGEGGSVLAAYRSILALRKHHPALIAGSIRFLEAEGDVLAFIRLQEDERLLCVFNFAAEPANWVLPAEMGDVEITAFAVDVAGVLTGVVEESAVALPPLGSFVGRIG; encoded by the coding sequence ATGGTTGGCGACAATTCCGGGCAAGGGACCGAATGGTGGCGCGGCTGCGTCATCTACCAGGTCTATCCGCGCTCCTTCCAGGACACGACCGGCAACGGCAGCGGCGACCTCAACGGCATCACCGCGCGGCTCGCCCATATCGCGTCACTCGGTGTCGACGCGATATGGCTGTCACCCTTCTTCAAGTCGCCGATGGCCGACATGGGCTACGATGTGTCGGACTATCGCGATGTCGATCCAATGTTCGGGACGCTGGAGGATTTCGATGCGCTCATCGCCGAGGCGCATCGGCTCGGCCTGAAGCTCATCATCGACCAGGTGATCTCGCATTCCTCCGACAGGCACGAATGGTTCATCGAAAGTCGCGCCGGCCGCGACAACGCCAAGGCCGACTGGTATGTCTGGGCCGATGCGAAGCCGGACGGCAGCGCGCCCAACAATTGGCAATCGCTGTTCGGCGGCCCCGCCTGGGAATGGGACGCCACCCGCCGGCAGTATTACATGCACAATTTCGTGGCAGCGCAGCCGGATTTGAACTTCCACAACCCGGAGGTCCAGGACGCGCTGCTCGACACCGTTCGCTTCTGGCTGGAGCGCGGCGTCGACGGCTTCCGGCTGGATACCGTCAACTACTATGTCCACGACCGGTGGCTGCGCGACAATCCGCCCTTGGCGTCAAGCGTCGCCGGCACCAACGGTTCCACCAGCACCTACGGCTTCCAGGAGCATCTCTTCGACAAGACACGGCCGGAGAATCTCGACTTCCTGAAACGCTTCCGCGCGCTGCTCGACGAATATCCGGGCCGCGCCGCGGTCGGCGAGGTGGGTGACGAGGAGCGTTCGCTGCAGACGCTCGCCGCCTATGTCTCCGGCGGCGACAAATTGCAGATGTGCTACACCTTCGACCTGCTCAGCCCGCAATTTTCCGCCGCCCATGTGCGCGGCTGCGTCGAGGCGTTCGAGACGACCGCCCCGGACGGCTGGGTCTGCTGGGCCTTCTCCAACCATGATGTCATGCGCCATGTCAGCCGTTGGATGCGGCCCGGCGAGAACCCGGACGCAGTGGCCAAATTCTCGATCGCGTTGCTGTCATGCCTGCGCGGGTCGATCTGTCTCTACCAGGGCGAGGAACTGGGGCTGGAGGAAGCCGATCTCGCCTATGAGGACCTGCGCGACCCCGTCGGCATCCGCTTCTGGCCGGGCGTGAAGGGCAGGGACGGCTGCCGCACGCCGATGGTCTGGGAAGCGGAGGCCGAGAATGCCGGGTTTTCGACGGCCAAGCCCTGGCTGCCGGTGCCGCAAGCGCATCGCGCCCGGGCGGTCGACATTCAGGATGGCGAGGGCGGTTCCGTGCTCGCGGCCTATCGATCGATCCTTGCCCTGCGCAAGCATCATCCGGCGCTGATCGCGGGCTCCATCCGTTTTCTCGAGGCCGAGGGCGATGTGCTGGCCTTCATCCGCCTGCAGGAGGACGAGAGATTGCTGTGCGTCTTCAACTTCGCCGCGGAGCCGGCAAACTGGGTGTTGCCGGCCGAGATGGGGGATGTAGAGATAACGGCTTTTGCCGTTGATGTCGCCGGCGTTCTAACCGGTGTCGTCGAGGAGAGCGCGGTGGCGCTGCCGCCACTGGGCAGTTTCGTCGGCAGGATTGGCTGA
- a CDS encoding peptide ABC transporter substrate-binding protein produces the protein MLKNMLKATVFATTMALATGAFYTPAFAETVYNRGAAAEAETVDPHKTSTVYEADIIRDLFQGLVMHDQKTNLIPGAAESWTVSDDGTVYTFKLRKDGLWSDGTPVTADDFVYSFHRLEDPATAAEYASMLYPVKGAEDFNTKKGKAEDMGVKAIDANTLEVTLKAPTPYFLEMLTHQATYPVNKASMDKLGADWIKPGKLVSNGAYTLAEWVPNDHMKLVKNPKFWDAASVKLDVVNYIPTEDRSSAMKRFEAGELDSYGDLPTEQLADLKTKFGDQVRVGPYLGTYYYAIKTDKAPWDNVELRNAISMAIDRDFLAEKVWQNSMLPGYSMVPPGIEGYTPALAKYADMPQIDREDEAKKILEKLGYTPEHPLKMEIRYNTSENHKNTAVAIQEQLKPLGVEVTLLNTDTKTHYSFLEQKGNYDVARAAWIADYKDPETFLGISRKASGNNYSNYNSPAYEAAMDKAAAAGGKPEERMKDLAAAERILVDDVGEIPLLYYSYHDIVSSKLHGFDDNVMDIHPSRFISKD, from the coding sequence ATGCTGAAAAACATGCTGAAGGCGACGGTGTTCGCCACCACCATGGCTCTCGCGACCGGGGCCTTCTATACGCCTGCCTTCGCCGAAACGGTCTACAACCGTGGCGCCGCCGCCGAGGCGGAGACGGTCGATCCGCACAAGACGTCGACGGTCTACGAGGCCGATATTATACGCGACCTGTTCCAGGGCCTCGTCATGCATGATCAGAAGACGAACCTCATTCCGGGCGCCGCCGAGAGCTGGACGGTGTCGGATGACGGCACCGTCTACACCTTCAAGCTGCGCAAGGACGGCCTCTGGTCCGACGGAACCCCGGTGACGGCAGACGACTTTGTCTATTCGTTCCATCGGCTGGAAGATCCCGCCACCGCTGCGGAATATGCCTCGATGCTCTATCCGGTGAAGGGCGCCGAGGACTTCAACACCAAGAAAGGCAAGGCCGAGGATATGGGCGTGAAGGCGATCGACGCCAACACGCTTGAAGTCACGCTGAAGGCTCCGACGCCCTATTTCCTGGAGATGCTGACCCACCAGGCGACCTATCCGGTCAACAAGGCTTCCATGGACAAGCTCGGCGCCGACTGGATCAAGCCGGGCAAGCTGGTTTCCAACGGCGCCTACACGCTGGCGGAGTGGGTTCCCAACGACCACATGAAACTGGTCAAGAACCCGAAGTTCTGGGACGCTGCCAGCGTCAAGCTCGACGTGGTCAACTATATCCCGACCGAGGATCGCTCGTCGGCGATGAAGCGCTTCGAGGCTGGCGAACTTGACAGCTATGGTGACCTGCCGACCGAACAGCTCGCCGATCTCAAAACCAAATTCGGCGACCAGGTCCGTGTCGGGCCATATCTCGGCACCTATTATTATGCGATCAAGACCGATAAGGCGCCTTGGGACAATGTCGAGCTGCGCAACGCCATCTCGATGGCGATCGACCGCGACTTCCTGGCCGAGAAGGTCTGGCAGAATTCCATGCTGCCCGGATATTCTATGGTGCCTCCGGGCATCGAGGGCTACACGCCGGCACTGGCCAAATATGCGGACATGCCGCAGATCGACCGCGAGGACGAGGCCAAGAAAATCCTGGAAAAGCTCGGCTACACGCCCGAGCACCCGTTGAAGATGGAAATCCGCTACAACACCTCGGAGAACCATAAGAACACCGCGGTCGCCATCCAGGAACAGCTGAAGCCGCTCGGCGTGGAGGTGACGCTTCTCAACACCGACACCAAGACCCACTATAGCTTCCTCGAGCAGAAGGGTAACTACGACGTCGCCCGCGCCGCATGGATCGCCGACTACAAGGATCCGGAAACCTTCCTTGGCATCTCGCGCAAGGCGAGCGGCAACAACTACTCGAACTACAACAGCCCTGCCTATGAAGCCGCCATGGACAAGGCGGCCGCTGCCGGCGGCAAGCCCGAGGAGCGCATGAAGGACCTCGCCGCGGCCGAGCGCATCCTCGTCGACGATGTCGGCGAGATCCCGCTGCTCTACTACAGCTATCACGACATCGTTTCCTCGAAGCTGCATGGCTTCGACGACAACGTCATGGACATTCATCCGTCCCGCTTCATCTCCAAGGACTGA
- the glgX gene encoding glycogen debranching protein GlgX, with protein MTLGATVTPEGIRFAARSSSARRLWVSLFDDSGAREIDRLELKPEGEGVHALLVPGLGGGTRYGFRADGDYAPDRGLWFDPDKLLTDPYAVEIDRPYQYHWRLAAKRNEGADTAPLMPKAIARSMPKPVLAEPPLFLPGGLIYELNVRSFTRLHPEVPEAQRGTVAALAHPAIVEHLKRLGVSTVELMPVTAWIDERHLPPLGLGNAWGYNPVTFMALDPRLAPGGLEELRDTIAVLRKAGIGTILDLVFNHTGESDRLGPTLSLRGLDALSYYRHQPDGRLVNDTGTGNTVACDHPVVREMVLDTLRHFVRFAGVDGFRFDLAPVLGRVDGAFDPEAPLLRDIAGDPVLAGRVLIAEPWDIGPNGYQLGNFRPPYLEWNDRYRDDVRRFWRGDAGAIGALATRLAGSSDIFCREDHPVSRTVNFIAAHDGMTLADIVAYERKHNDANGEQNRDGHNDNLSWNNGAEGETGDGTISVARSSDRRALLATLFASRGTIMLTAGDEFARTQKGNNNAYAQDNAITWLDWEGRDRALEQYASSLATLRRAFPALTDTHLLTGEPADGSEIPDVAWLTETGAPFGEADWNDPGRHRLVMLLGDKEGRRLAVMINGDRRQCVFTLPVREGFEWLPAVDPHPVDPARPLPGRSVGFMIERRAAGSRNKKGS; from the coding sequence ATGACCCTCGGCGCCACCGTCACGCCCGAAGGCATCCGCTTCGCCGCCCGGTCCTCATCGGCGCGGCGCCTCTGGGTTTCGCTTTTCGACGACAGCGGCGCGCGCGAGATCGATCGGCTGGAGCTCAAGCCGGAAGGCGAGGGCGTGCATGCGCTCCTTGTCCCCGGCCTTGGTGGCGGCACGCGTTACGGCTTTCGCGCCGACGGCGATTATGCGCCGGATCGGGGCCTGTGGTTCGATCCGGACAAGCTTCTTACCGACCCCTATGCCGTCGAGATCGACCGTCCGTACCAATATCATTGGCGGCTTGCCGCCAAGCGCAACGAAGGCGCCGACACGGCCCCGCTGATGCCGAAGGCGATTGCGCGTTCGATGCCCAAGCCGGTGCTGGCCGAGCCACCGCTGTTTCTGCCCGGCGGGCTGATCTACGAACTCAATGTCCGCTCCTTCACCAGGCTGCATCCGGAGGTGCCGGAAGCGCAGCGTGGCACCGTCGCGGCGCTCGCCCATCCGGCCATCGTCGAGCACCTGAAGCGTCTCGGCGTCTCGACCGTGGAACTGATGCCGGTCACCGCTTGGATCGACGAGCGGCATCTGCCGCCGCTGGGCCTCGGCAACGCCTGGGGCTACAATCCCGTCACCTTCATGGCGCTCGACCCGCGCCTGGCGCCCGGCGGCCTCGAGGAGTTGCGCGACACCATTGCCGTGCTGCGCAAGGCCGGCATAGGCACCATCCTCGACCTCGTCTTCAACCACACCGGCGAGAGCGATCGGCTTGGGCCGACGCTGTCGCTGCGCGGCCTCGACGCGCTGTCTTACTACCGGCATCAGCCGGACGGCAGGCTGGTCAACGACACCGGCACCGGCAACACCGTCGCCTGCGACCATCCGGTGGTGCGCGAGATGGTGCTCGACACGCTGCGCCACTTCGTCCGCTTCGCCGGCGTCGACGGCTTCCGCTTCGATCTGGCGCCGGTGCTCGGACGTGTCGACGGCGCTTTCGATCCGGAAGCGCCGCTGCTCCGGGATATTGCCGGCGATCCTGTGCTCGCCGGCCGCGTGCTGATCGCCGAACCGTGGGATATCGGACCGAACGGCTACCAGCTCGGCAATTTCCGCCCGCCTTATCTGGAATGGAACGACCGCTACCGCGACGATGTCAGGCGCTTCTGGCGCGGCGATGCCGGCGCGATCGGCGCTTTGGCCACTCGGCTTGCGGGGTCCTCCGATATCTTCTGCAGGGAGGACCACCCAGTCAGCCGCACGGTCAACTTCATCGCCGCGCATGATGGCATGACGCTGGCCGACATCGTCGCCTATGAGCGCAAGCACAACGACGCCAATGGCGAGCAGAACCGCGACGGCCACAACGACAATCTGTCCTGGAACAACGGCGCCGAGGGCGAGACGGGCGACGGGACGATCAGCGTGGCCCGTTCCAGCGACCGGCGCGCGCTGCTCGCCACGCTCTTTGCCTCGCGCGGCACCATCATGCTGACGGCCGGCGACGAGTTCGCCCGCACGCAGAAAGGCAACAACAATGCCTATGCGCAGGACAACGCCATCACCTGGCTGGACTGGGAAGGCCGCGATCGGGCGCTCGAGCAATACGCATCGTCGCTCGCCACGCTGCGCCGGGCCTTTCCTGCGCTGACGGATACGCACTTGCTGACCGGCGAGCCGGCCGATGGATCGGAAATCCCCGACGTGGCCTGGCTGACCGAGACCGGCGCGCCGTTCGGCGAGGCCGACTGGAACGATCCCGGCCGCCATCGCCTCGTCATGCTGCTCGGCGACAAAGAGGGCCGCCGGCTTGCCGTGATGATCAATGGCGACCGCCGGCAATGCGTCTTCACCTTGCCGGTGCGGGAAGGCTTCGAATGGCTCCCGGCGGTCGATCCGCACCCGGTCGATCCTGCGCGGCCGTTACCCGGCCGGAGCGTCGGTTTCATGATCGAGCGGCGTGCCGCTGGATCGCGCAACAAGAAGGGCTCGTGA
- a CDS encoding ABC transporter permease subunit: MLRYVFRRLLTAIPTLFVIVTVAFFLIRVAPGGPFNQERGLSPEIRANLEAQFGLNDPLWLQYLHYLGNLLRGSFGPSYNLPDFTVTELFAKGLPISVQIGTSALVLALLLGSILGTIAALNQNKIADYSVIALATAGSTIPTFVTAPVIQLVFGLSWKLLPIGGWGDGALINKVGPVLTLALPQIAIVARLMRGSMIESLRSHHIRTARALGLSDWSVVVKHALRGAVLPIVSFTGPAAASLLTGSIIVETIFSIPGVGRYFVDAALNRDYTLVMGTVVVIALFTIVFNLIVDLLYAVVDPRVRYD; encoded by the coding sequence ATGCTGCGTTATGTCTTCCGGCGGTTGTTGACCGCCATTCCCACGCTGTTCGTCATCGTGACGGTGGCGTTCTTCCTGATCCGCGTCGCGCCAGGCGGCCCGTTCAATCAGGAACGGGGCCTGAGCCCTGAGATCAGGGCCAATCTCGAAGCCCAGTTCGGCCTCAACGATCCGCTCTGGCTGCAATATCTCCACTATCTCGGCAATCTTTTGCGCGGCAGTTTTGGTCCGAGCTACAATCTGCCGGATTTCACCGTCACCGAACTCTTCGCCAAGGGCCTGCCGATCTCGGTGCAGATCGGCACCTCGGCGCTGGTGCTGGCGCTGCTGTTGGGCTCGATTCTCGGCACTATCGCGGCGCTCAACCAGAATAAAATAGCCGACTATTCGGTGATCGCTCTAGCCACGGCCGGCAGCACCATCCCGACCTTCGTCACCGCGCCGGTGATCCAGCTCGTCTTCGGACTTTCCTGGAAGCTGCTGCCGATCGGCGGTTGGGGCGACGGCGCCCTCATCAACAAGGTCGGCCCGGTGTTGACGCTGGCCTTGCCGCAGATCGCGATCGTCGCGCGCCTGATGCGCGGCTCGATGATCGAGAGCCTGCGCTCGCACCACATCCGCACCGCCCGGGCGCTCGGCCTTTCCGACTGGTCGGTGGTGGTCAAGCACGCGCTGCGCGGCGCTGTCCTGCCGATCGTCTCCTTCACCGGTCCGGCGGCCGCGTCACTGCTCACCGGCTCGATCATCGTCGAGACGATCTTCTCCATCCCCGGCGTCGGTCGCTATTTCGTCGATGCCGCGCTCAACCGCGACTACACGTTGGTCATGGGAACCGTGGTGGTGATCGCGCTCTTCACCATCGTCTTCAACCTGATCGTCGATCTCCTCTACGCGGTGGTCGATCCGAGGGTGCGCTATGACTGA
- a CDS encoding TadG family pilus assembly protein, which yields MMRAKGGLIAATRKLLADRSANFAVMTALCTPVALALTAFAIDEGSLYNERRAAQLIVDLAAITAASNITNAQQAVLATLADNGITSVAVQQQGTTVAPTATKAVVQIVPGRYTGVSTIAAGSRFEAGKLPYNAVQVSLKKQGTLYFAGSIMAPPTLGTTAIASAQPQAAFSVGSRLASLNGGILNALLGGLLGGNGISLSVMDYNSLVSADVDILSFTDALATQLHLTGVSYSDVLASKATIGQIATAMANVPGLDRTAKIALQTMASSATNTVKIPLSTLIDLGSVGDLGLGQKPAGLNVTSSALSMLTAAAALANGTNQVAVDLGATIPGLASTTLAIAIGEPMQNSAWLAVGEAGTVVRTAQTRIKLNANVTLGNPNLGGGTSLVAVHLPLNVEVAYAEAKLTDISCPTGPSSIKVSIVAQPGVVSAHLANSSASGFADFTKPQSFSDADIADLKPLLIPVLQVTGSSAFSVTNMTPTNLTYNATDIANKATKTVSTKNLTQSLTTSLVNNLTLSINALGLGIDLTALLGTVKPAVTTLLNGVTAPVDSLVYNVLGALGVRVGEADVRVTGASCGRSVLVQ from the coding sequence ATGATGCGGGCCAAGGGGGGATTGATTGCGGCGACGCGGAAGCTGCTCGCCGACCGTAGCGCGAATTTCGCCGTCATGACGGCGCTATGCACGCCGGTGGCGCTGGCGCTGACCGCCTTCGCGATCGACGAAGGCTCACTGTACAACGAGCGCCGGGCCGCGCAGTTGATCGTCGACCTTGCCGCCATCACCGCGGCCTCGAACATCACCAATGCCCAGCAGGCGGTGCTGGCGACGCTCGCCGACAACGGCATCACCTCGGTCGCCGTGCAGCAACAAGGCACCACCGTGGCGCCAACCGCCACCAAGGCGGTCGTCCAGATCGTGCCGGGGCGCTACACGGGCGTCAGCACCATTGCCGCCGGCAGCCGGTTCGAGGCGGGCAAGCTGCCCTACAATGCCGTGCAGGTGTCGCTGAAGAAGCAGGGCACGCTCTATTTCGCCGGCTCGATCATGGCGCCGCCCACTCTCGGCACGACGGCAATCGCCAGCGCGCAGCCGCAAGCGGCTTTTTCGGTCGGCTCGCGGCTTGCCAGCCTCAACGGCGGCATTCTCAACGCGCTTCTCGGCGGCCTTCTCGGCGGCAACGGCATCTCGCTCAGCGTGATGGATTACAATTCGCTGGTGTCGGCCGATGTCGACATTCTTTCCTTCACCGATGCGCTGGCGACGCAATTGCACCTGACGGGTGTGAGCTATTCCGACGTGCTCGCCTCCAAGGCAACGATCGGCCAGATCGCTACCGCGATGGCCAATGTGCCGGGGCTGGACCGCACCGCCAAGATCGCCCTGCAGACCATGGCCTCCAGCGCCACCAACACCGTCAAGATTCCGCTCAGCACCCTCATCGATCTCGGCTCCGTCGGCGATCTCGGCCTCGGGCAAAAGCCGGCCGGGCTCAACGTGACTTCCAGCGCGCTCAGCATGCTTACCGCGGCGGCCGCTCTGGCGAACGGCACGAACCAGGTGGCGGTCGATCTCGGCGCCACCATTCCGGGACTGGCATCGACGACGCTTGCGATCGCCATCGGCGAGCCGATGCAGAACTCGGCCTGGCTGGCTGTGGGAGAAGCCGGCACCGTCGTGCGCACGGCGCAGACCCGCATCAAGCTCAACGCCAACGTGACACTTGGCAATCCCAATCTCGGCGGCGGCACCAGTCTTGTCGCCGTCCACCTGCCGCTCAACGTCGAAGTGGCCTATGCCGAAGCGAAGCTGACCGATATCAGCTGCCCGACCGGCCCCTCCAGCATCAAGGTTTCGATCGTCGCGCAGCCGGGCGTGGTCTCAGCCCATCTGGCCAACAGCAGCGCAAGCGGCTTCGCGGATTTCACCAAGCCGCAATCATTCTCCGACGCCGATATTGCGGACCTGAAGCCGTTGCTCATCCCGGTGCTGCAGGTGACAGGCTCGTCGGCCTTCTCGGTCACCAACATGACGCCGACCAACCTGACCTACAACGCCACCGACATCGCCAACAAGGCGACCAAGACGGTGTCGACGAAGAACCTGACGCAGTCGCTGACGACATCGCTGGTCAACAACCTGACGCTTTCGATCAATGCGCTGGGCCTAGGCATCGATCTGACCGCCCTGCTCGGCACGGTGAAGCCAGCGGTGACGACGCTGCTCAACGGCGTGACCGCGCCAGTCGACAGCCTGGTCTACAATGTTCTTGGGGCGCTTGGCGTACGCGTCGGAGAGGCCGACGTCCGGGTGACCGGCGCGAGCTGCGGCCGCTCGGTGCTCGTCCAGTAA
- a CDS encoding alpha-D-glucose phosphate-specific phosphoglucomutase, with product MIKTVSTKPYTDQKPGTSGLRKKVPVFQQEHYAENFIQSIFDALDGFQGKTLVIGGDGRFYNREVIQKAIAIAAGNGFGKVMVGQGGILSTPAASNIIRKYKTFGGIILSASHNPGGPHEDFGIKYNAGNGGPAPEKITDAIFAKSKEITSFKIADIGEIDIDTIGTVKAGDMTVEIFDPVKDYAELMESLFDFEALRKLFKSGFRMRFDAMHAVTGPYAKEILERRLGAPDGTCRNFKPLPDFGGHHPDPNLVHAKHLYDEMMGPNAPDFGAASDGDGDRNLIIGRGIFVTPSDSVAMLAANAKLAPGYKDGLKGIARSMPTSGAADRVAEKLGIGIYETPTGWKFFGNLLDAGMATICGEESAGTGSNHVREKDGLWAVLLWLNILAARGESCKDIVTKHWETYGRNYYSRHDYEEVESDRANALVDELRAKLGSLPGTTVRGLKIAKADDFAYHDPVDGSVSEHQGIRILFEGGSRVVLRLSGTGTSGATLRVYIERYEPDKARHDLDTQEALADLIAAADDIAGIKSHTGRNKPSVIT from the coding sequence ATGATCAAAACCGTCTCCACCAAACCCTATACCGACCAGAAGCCGGGCACCTCCGGCCTGCGCAAGAAGGTGCCGGTGTTCCAGCAGGAGCACTATGCCGAGAACTTCATCCAGTCGATCTTCGATGCGCTGGACGGTTTCCAGGGCAAGACGCTGGTAATCGGCGGCGACGGCCGCTTCTACAACCGCGAGGTCATCCAGAAGGCGATCGCGATTGCCGCCGGCAACGGCTTCGGCAAGGTGATGGTCGGGCAGGGTGGGATTCTGTCGACGCCCGCCGCCTCCAACATCATCCGCAAATACAAGACCTTCGGCGGCATCATCCTGTCGGCCAGCCACAATCCCGGCGGCCCGCATGAGGATTTCGGCATCAAGTACAATGCCGGCAATGGCGGCCCGGCGCCGGAGAAGATCACCGACGCGATCTTCGCCAAGTCGAAGGAGATCACGAGCTTCAAGATCGCCGATATCGGCGAGATCGACATCGATACGATCGGCACGGTCAAGGCCGGCGACATGACCGTGGAGATATTCGACCCGGTCAAGGACTACGCCGAGCTGATGGAAAGCCTGTTCGATTTCGAGGCGCTGCGTAAGCTGTTCAAATCGGGCTTCCGCATGCGCTTCGACGCCATGCACGCGGTGACCGGACCCTATGCCAAGGAGATTCTCGAACGCCGGCTCGGCGCCCCGGACGGCACCTGCCGCAACTTCAAGCCGCTCCCGGATTTCGGCGGCCATCACCCGGACCCGAATCTGGTGCACGCCAAGCATCTTTATGACGAGATGATGGGGCCGAACGCGCCGGACTTCGGCGCGGCCTCGGATGGCGACGGCGACCGCAATTTGATCATCGGTAGAGGTATTTTCGTCACGCCGTCGGATTCGGTGGCGATGCTTGCCGCCAATGCCAAGCTCGCGCCGGGCTACAAGGACGGATTGAAAGGCATCGCCCGCTCGATGCCGACCAGCGGCGCAGCCGACCGCGTCGCCGAAAAGCTCGGCATCGGCATCTATGAGACGCCGACCGGCTGGAAGTTCTTCGGCAACCTGCTCGACGCCGGCATGGCGACCATCTGCGGCGAGGAAAGCGCCGGCACCGGGTCCAATCATGTGCGCGAGAAGGACGGGTTGTGGGCCGTGCTTCTGTGGCTGAACATCCTCGCCGCGCGCGGCGAGAGCTGCAAGGACATCGTCACCAAGCACTGGGAAACTTACGGCCGCAACTACTACTCGCGCCACGACTATGAGGAGGTCGAGAGCGACCGCGCCAACGCGCTGGTGGACGAGCTGCGCGCCAAGCTGGGCTCGCTGCCCGGCACGACCGTGCGCGGCCTGAAGATCGCCAAGGCCGACGATTTTGCCTATCACGATCCGGTCGATGGCTCGGTGAGCGAGCATCAGGGCATCCGGATACTGTTCGAAGGCGGCTCGCGCGTCGTGCTCCGCCTCTCCGGCACCGGTACTTCGGGTGCGACGCTGCGCGTCTATATCGAGCGCTACGAGCCGGACAAGGCCAGGCACGATCTCGACACGCAGGAAGCGCTCGCCGACCTCATCGCCGCCGCCGACGACATCGCCGGCATCAAGAGCCACACCGGCCGCAACAAGCCGAGCGTGATTACTTGA
- a CDS encoding TadE/TadG family type IV pilus assembly protein — translation MSVITLKQRNLKLRACLQLGTPAGCSRRFLFLQAGFGILRIMLKNRKFLVSWCRFRADATGTSAIEFAMLAPIFILLLLGMVAYGIYFGASHSVQQIAADAARTAIAGLNQTERQALVTDFIAHDVSGYPFVDPNKLTVNAQDSVSDGSQFVVSVTYDARNLPIWNLFKTLPLPGTTIQRQSTIRVGGI, via the coding sequence GTGAGCGTCATCACGCTAAAACAGCGGAACCTAAAGCTTAGAGCTTGTCTTCAACTTGGCACACCTGCCGGTTGTTCGAGGCGTTTTCTGTTTTTGCAGGCAGGTTTTGGCATTCTCCGCATCATGCTGAAAAACCGAAAATTCCTTGTTTCGTGGTGTCGTTTCCGGGCTGACGCCACGGGCACGTCGGCAATCGAATTCGCCATGCTTGCGCCGATCTTCATCCTGCTTCTGCTCGGCATGGTTGCATACGGAATCTATTTCGGCGCCAGCCACTCCGTGCAACAGATCGCCGCCGACGCGGCGCGCACGGCGATTGCCGGCCTGAACCAGACCGAGCGGCAGGCGCTGGTCACCGATTTCATCGCGCACGACGTCTCGGGCTATCCCTTCGTCGATCCCAACAAGCTGACCGTCAACGCACAGGACAGTGTCTCCGACGGCAGCCAATTCGTGGTTTCGGTCACCTACGATGCGCGCAACCTGCCGATCTGGAACCTGTTCAAGACGCTGCCGCTGCCGGGCACGACGATCCAGCGCCAGTCGACGATCCGCGTCGGAGGGATATGA